A single window of Channa argus isolate prfri chromosome 2, Channa argus male v1.0, whole genome shotgun sequence DNA harbors:
- the LOC137106954 gene encoding secretory phospholipase A2 receptor-like, which translates to MAKHEPFYSRAVMMTVNSSILFFFFCLLLVSSSVSGLTSVLAKYFWPIQNYYTWQAAQQYCRSFNYNYDLAIFYDQTDVNNLNLGSYNAWVGLSRTLSGWVWTDGGNLDINHQPFQWWDLLNRNARCAVVTNQQGFDVTDCGEYHFFICHQHGHQGYTFVNQSKTWSDAWQYCRTEYDDLATIRNQNEMDSAVTPQDFPLWTGLHRDGGTWRWSTGLSAYRNWDPNQIGDNGDCVAISSLSKTMTTQNCSARYPFICYRDNLVLVKENKTWEEALKYCKDLTSPNNNPHQLVSVQPRDEYNYMMNKVIEADTDEVWTGLRFLAGNWFWINGADMMFSDLPTRPVPWQHCGAFSKNNTGTLETRDCLDTKNFLCYSRW; encoded by the exons atGGCAAAACATGAACCTTTCTACAGCAGAGCTGTGATGATGACGGTGAACAGCAgcatcctcttcttcttcttctgcctcCTCCTTGTCAGCAGTTCTGTGTCTGGACTTACATCTGTATTGGCTAAATATTTTTGGCCAATCCAAAATTATTACACCTGGCAGGCGGCTCAACAGTATTGCAGGAG CTTTAATTACAACTATGACTTGGCCATCTTCTATGATCAGACCGATGTAAACAACTTGAACTTGGGGTCATATAACGCCTGGGTCGGCCTGAGCAGGACTTTGAGTGGTTGGGTTTGGACTGATGGAGGGAACTTGGACATCAACCATCAACCCTTCCAATGGTGGGACCTGCTAAACAGGAACGCTCGCTGTGCTGTTGTCACTAACCAGCAAGG GTTCGATGTGACTGATTGTGGAGAATATCACTTCTTCATCTGTCACCAGCATGGTCACCAGGGCTACACTTTCGTAAATCAGTCGAAGACGTGGTCTGACGCTTGGCAGTACTGCAGGACTGAGTACGATGATCTGGCAACTATCAGAAACCAAAACGAAATGGACTCAGCTGTCACACCGCAGGACTTCCCCCTCTGGACCGGACTGCACAGAGACG GAGGAACATGGAGGTGGAGCACAGGCTTGTCTGCCTACAGAAACTGGGACCCAAATCAGATTGGGGACAATGGAGACTGTGTCGCCATCTCTTCTTTGAGCAAAACGATGACCACCCAAAACTGCTCTGCTCGGTATCCCTTTATCTGCTACAGAGACAACCTGGTCCTGGTGAAGGAGAACAAGACCTGGGAGGAGGCGCTGAAATACTGCAAAGACCTCACGTCTCCAAATAACAATCCCCACCAGCTGGTCAGTGTGCAGCCCAGAGACGAATACAACTACATGATGAACAAGGTCATAGAGGCCGACACTGATGAG GTGTGGACAGGTCTACGTTTCCTGGCTGGTAACTGGTTTTGGATCAACGGTGCAGACATGATGTTCTCTGACCTGCCCACCCGCCCCGTCCCCTGGCAGCACTGTGGAGCATTTTCCAAGAATAACACAGGCACTTTGGAGACCAGAGACTGTTTGGACACAAAGAACTTCCTGTGTTACAGCCGGTGGTGA
- the foxr1 gene encoding forkhead box protein R1 encodes MTFLLKTKGHLFNLHCSVGLTDWDMDKELKLATTTDQFYHDEKLNEQYVVQRPSARASKRKDEFIWYDKTSDTFVKPNLWLFVNPNIACPIQYKENPAQPCEPAEETALLEPGQTQGPAAAGLHIFPPHDASLQEELLHSVMMRSEDISCQPVKSRRKGRSTKIRDNKPLKPGCWPRPPVNYCILIALALKSSHTGSLKVQQIYNFIREHFPFFQTAPDGWKNTIRHNLCFNSSFRKTCNQLCRDGKRKSCFWHLTMDGHRRLSDEIHTFKGESFKQLERSMPHPGDS; translated from the exons ATGACTTTCCTGCTGAAGACTAAAGGCCACCTGTTTAACCTGCACTGCTCTGTAGGCCTGACGGACTGGGACATGGACAAGGAGCTGAAGCTGGCGACAACCACTGACCAGTTCTACCATG ATGAGAAACTGAATGAACAGTACGTGGTCCAGAGGCCTTCTGCAAGAGCTTCAAAGAGAAAGGATGAATTCATTTGGTACGATAAAACCTCAG ACACCTTTGTGAAGCCAAACCTGTGGCTGTTTGTGAACCCAAACATCGCCTGCCCGATCCAGTACAAAGAAAACCCGGCACAGCCCTGTGAGCCTGCTGAGGAAACTGCTCTGCTGGAACCTGGACAGACCCAAGGTCCAGCTGCAGCAGGGCTCCACATATTTCCTCCCCATGATGCTTCTCTGCAGGAGGAACTGCTGCACTCTGTCATG ATGAGGAGTGAAGACATCTCGTGTCAACCAGTCAAGAGCAGACGAAAGGGGAGGTCCACAAAGATCAGG GATAATAAGCCCCTGAAGCCAGGATGCTGGCCTCGTCCGCCTGTCAATTACTGCATCCTCATCGCCTTGGCCCTGAAGAGCAGCCACACCGGGAGCCTCAAGGTCCAGCAGATTTACAACTTTATCAG AGAGCACTTCCCCTTCTTTCAGACCGCTCCAGATGGCTGGAAGAACACCATCCGTCACAACTTGTGCTTCAACAGCAGCTTCCGCAAAACCTGCAACCAGTTGTGCAGAGACGGCAAAAGGAAGTCGTGTTTTTGGCACCTGACTATGGACGGACATCGCCGGCTATCAGACGAAATCCACACCTTCAAGGGAGAATCCTTCAAGCAACTGGAGAGGAGCATGCCCCACCCAGGTGACTCATGA